The genomic stretch TGGTGGTGTTCTgttctggaggagctgctgtggtggtggtgttctctCCAGGAGGAGCGattgtggtggtggtgttctctGCTGGAGGAGCGACTGTTGTGGTGGTGTTCTCTGCGGGAGGAGTGGccgtggtggtggtgttctgttctggaggagtggccgtggtggtggtgttctgttctggaggagctactgtggtggtggtgttctgttctggaggagtggccgtggtggtggtgttctctGCGGGAGGAGCGattgtggtggtggtgttctctGCTGGAGGAGTGACTGTTGTGGTGGTGTTCTCTGCTGGAGGAGCTactgtggtggtggtgttctgtTCTGGAGGAGCGGCTGTTGTGGTGGTGTTCTCTGCTGGAGGAGTGGCCGTGGTTGTGGTGTTCTGTTCTGGGGGAGTGGccgtggtggtggtgttctctGCTGGAGGAGCGACTGTTGTGGTGGTGTTCTCTGCTGGAGGAGCGACTGTTGTGGTGGTGTTCTgttctggaggagctgctgtggtggtggtgttctctCCAGGAGGAGCGattgtggtggtggtgttctctGCTGGAGGAGCGACTGTTGTGGTGGTGTTTTCTGCCGGAGGAGCaattgtggtggtggtgttctctGCGGGAGGAGTGGccgtggtggtggtgttctgttctggaggagtggctgtggtggtggtgttctgtTCTGGGGGAGTGGccgtggtggtggtgttctctGCGGGAGGAGCGACTGTTGTGGTGGTGTTCTCTGCTGGAGGAGCGACTGTTGTGGTGGTGTTCTgttctggaggagctgctgtggtggtggtgttctctCCAGGAGGAGCGattgtggtggtggtgttctctGCTGGAGGAGCGACTGTTGTGGTGGTGTTTTCTGCCGGAGGAGCaattgtggtggtggtgttctctGCGGGAGGAGTGGccgtggtggtggtgttctgttctggaggagtggccgtggtggtggtgttctctGCGGGAGGAGTGGccgtggtggtggtgttctctGCTGGAGGAGCGACTGTTGTGGTGGTGTTCTGTTCTGGAGGAGTGGccgtggtggtggtgttttctGCCGGAGGAGCGattgtggtggtggtgttctctGCTGGAGGAGCGATTGTTGTGGTGGTGTTTTCTGCCGGAGGAGCaattgtggtggtggtgttctgttctggaggagtggccgtggtggtggtgttctgttctggaggagtggccgtggtggtggtgttctctGCTGGAGGAGTGGccgtggtggtggtgttctgttctggaggagtggccgtggtggtggtgttctgttctggaggagtggcggtggtggtggtgttctctGCTGGCGGAGTGACTGTTGTGGTGGTGTTCTCTGCTGGAGGAGTGGccgtggtggtggtgttctgttctggaggagtggccgtggtggtggtgttctctGCTGGAGGAGTGGccgtggtggtggtgttctgttctggaggagtggccgtggtggtggtgttctctGCTGGCGGAGTGACTGTTGTGGTGGTGTTCTCTGCTGGAGGAGTGGccgtggtggtggtgttctctGCTGGAGGAGTGGccgtggtggtggtgttctgtTCTGGGGGAGTGGccgtggtggtggtgttctctGCTGGAGGAGCGATTGTTGTGGTGTTCTgttctggaggagctgctgtggtggtggtgttctctCCAGGAGGAGCGattgtggtggtggtgttttctGCCGGAGGAGCaattgtggtggtggtgttctctGCGGGAGGAGTGGccgtggtggtggtgttctctTCTGGAGGAGTGGccgtggtggtggtgttctgttctggaggagtggccgtggtggtggtgttctctGCGGGAGGAGTGGccgtggtggtggtgttctctGCTGGAGGAGTGACTGTTGTGGTGGTGTTCTGTTCTGGAGGAGTGGccgtggtggtggtgttctctgctggaggagctactgtggtggtggtgttctgttctggaggagcgactgtggtggtggtgttctctCCAGGAGGAGCGattgtggtggtggtgttctctGCTGGAGGAGTGACTGTTGTGGTGGTGTTTTCTGCCGGAGGAGCGACTGTTGTGGTGGTGTTTTCTGCCGGAGGAGCaattgtggtggtggtgttctgttctggaggagtggccgtggtggtggtgttctgttctggaggagtggccgtggtggtggtgttttctGCCGGAGGAGCgattgtggtggtggtggtgttctctGCTGGAGGAGCGACTGTTGTGGTGGTGTTTTCTTCCGGAGGAGCaattgtggtggtggtgttctgttctggaggagtggctgtggtggtggtgttctctGCGGGAGGAGTGGccgtggtggtggtgttctctGCTGGAGGAGCGACTGTTGTGGTGGTGTTTTCTGCCGGAGGAGCgactgtggtggtggtgttctctTCTGGAGGAGTGGccgtggtggtggtgttctgttctggaggagtggctgtggtggtggtgttctgttctggaggagtggctgtggtggtggtgttctctGCTGGCGGAGTGGccgtggtggtggtgttctctGCTGGAGGAGCGACTGTTGTGGTGGTGTTCTCTGCTGGAGGAGCGACTGTTGTGGTGGTGTTTTCTGCCGGAGGAGCgactgtggtggtggtgttctctTCTGGAGGAGTGGccgtggtggtggtgttctgttctggaggagtggctgtggtggtggtgttctgttctggaggagtggctgtggtggtggtgttctctGCTGGCGGAGTGGccgtggtggtggtgttctctGCTGGAGGAGCGACTGTTGTGGTGGTGTTCTCTGCTGGAGGAGCGACTGTTGTGGTGGTGTTTTCTGCCGGAGGAGCGattgtggtggtggtgttctctTCTGGaggagtggtggtggtggtggtgttctgttctggaggagtggccgtggtggtggtgttctctGCTGGAGGAGTGACTGTAGTGGTGGTGTTCTCTGCTGGAGGAGCGACTGTTGTGGTGGTGTTCTGTTCTGGAGGAGCGGCTGTGGTGCTGGTGTTCTCTGCTGGAGGAGTGACTGTAGTGGTGGTGTTCTCTGCGGGAGGAGCGACTGTTGTGGTGGTGTTCTGTTCTGGAGGAGTGGccgtggtggtggtgttctctGCTGGAGGAGCGATTGTTGTGGTGGTGTTCTGTTCTGGAGGAGTggctgtggtggtggtgttttctgctggaggagctgccgtggtggtggtgttctctGCTGGCGGAGCGACTGTTGTGGTGGTGTTCTCTGCTGGAGGAGTGACTGTTGTGGTGGTGTTCTCTGCTGGAGGAGCGACTGTTGTGGTGGTGTTTTCTGCCGGAGGAGCGattgtggtggtggtgttctctTCTGGAGGAGTGGCTGTGGTAGTGGTGTTCTGTTCTGGaggagtggtggtggtggtgttctgttctggaggagtggccgtggtggtggtgttctgttctggaggagtgactgtggtggtggtgttctctCCTGGAGGAGTAGAAGTGTCGATGTACTCTCCTGTCCTGGTGGCAGGACTGACACAGCCTCGCCCTTGGTGTTGGTCATCTCACTGTCTCTTGCCTCTGAAGGACCTCCCATGACCCACATCCCCCAAGACCCACTGACCACCAAAGCCATTGACCCCCAAGGTGACTTCAACCCCCCTCAATGATGCATGGACCCCTCAAAGAACCTCACCCACAAAAGACCAACAACTCCCAAAGCCCTCTCCTTGGTTCTCCAAAGACCTCCCAAGGATTCCCAAGACCCCTGGTTGGATCCCACAAACCCATGAACCCAAAGATCCATTGACCCCATTAAGGGTCCGTGGACCCCCAAAGACCCTCACCCACCAGAGACCaacatccccccaaaacccaatcTTGGTTTTCCAAATTGTCCCCAAGACTCTCAAGAACCTCAATATCCCCACTTGGGTCCCAAAGACTCATAGACCCGCCTTAAAAACCCACCGACTCCCCTCAAAAGACCACTGGCCCCCCCCCAAAGACCCTTGTACCCCCAATGACCCTCCACCCACCACAGGCCAACATCCCCCCAGAAACCCAACTTTGGTTCTCCAAAGATGCTCCCAGGACTCCCCAGACCATCAAGATCCCCAGCTGGGTCTCAAAGTACTCATGGACCCACATCAAGCACCTACAGACCACCCTCCAAAGACCCCTGGTCGACCCCAAAGACTCCTGGACCCCCAAAGACCCAACCTTCATTCTCCAAGACCCCATTTGAGTCCTGAACCCACCAGTTGGGTCCCAAACCCCACCCTGGACCCCCCCCCAAGACCTCTGGACCCCCCCAAAGACCCCTGGACCCCATCAAAGACTCCTGGACCCCCCCAAAGACCCCTGGACCCCATCAAAGACTCCTGAACCCCCCCAAAGACACCTGGACCTCCAAAGGACCCCACCACAACATCCCACCAAAGACCCACCCTTGGTCCTCCAAAGATACTCCCAAGACCCCAACGTGGCCCTGAACCCACCAGTTGAGTCCCAAACCCCACTctggacccccccccaaagaccccaatTGGTTCTGATTGCTGCCAACCCCACAATCTTTGGACAACCCCGGTCCCACCCCATTTCCAAACTCGCGGTTCCAGGATGCTGCCGCCGCAGGGTGGGGAGGGATCCCAGTGCcaccgggaatggggaaggATCCCAGTGCcaccgggaatggggaaggATCCCAGTGccaccgggaatggggaggcGTCCCCGTGtcaccaggaatggggaggggtcccagtgccaccaggaatggggaggggtcccggtgccaccaggaatggggaggcATCCCGGTGtcaccaggaatggggaggcATTCCAGTGccaccgggaatggggagggatcccagtgccaccagctcccacctGTGACGATGACCAG from Aphelocoma coerulescens isolate FSJ_1873_10779 unplaced genomic scaffold, UR_Acoe_1.0 HiC_scaffold_314, whole genome shotgun sequence encodes the following:
- the LOC138101506 gene encoding mucin-2-like; the encoded protein is MAGRLWGLLAVLCVCVLVIVTGENTTTTVTPPEQNTTTTATPPEQNTTTTTPPEQNTTTTATPPEENTTTTIAPPAENTTTTVAPPAENTTTTVTPPAENTTTTVAPPAENTTTTAAPPAENTTTTATPPEQNTTTTIAPPAENTTTTATPPEQNTTTTVAPPAENTTTTVTPPAENTSTTAAPPEQNTTTTVAPPAENTTTTVTPPAENTTTTATPPEQNTTTTTTPPEENTTTTIAPPAENTTTTVAPPAENTTTTVAPPAENTTTTATPPAENTTTTATPPEQNTTTTATPPEQNTTTTATPPEENTTTTVAPPAENTTTTVAPPAENTTTTVAPPAENTTTTATPPAENTTTTATPPEQNTTTTATPPEQNTTTTATPPEENTTTTVAPPAENTTTTVAPPAENTTTTATPPAENTTTTATPPEQNTTTTIAPPEENTTTTVAPPAENTTTTTIAPPAENTTTTATPPEQNTTTTATPPEQNTTTTIAPPAENTTTTVAPPAENTTTTVTPPAENTTTTIAPPGENTTTTVAPPEQNTTTTVAPPAENTTTTATPPEQNTTTTVTPPAENTTTTATPPAENTTTTATPPEQNTTTTATPPEENTTTTATPPAENTTTTIAPPAENTTTTIAPPGENTTTTAAPPEQNTTTIAPPAENTTTTATPPEQNTTTTATPPAENTTTTATPPAENTTTTVTPPAENTTTTATPPEQNTTTTATPPAENTTTTATPPEQNTTTTATPPAENTTTTVTPPAENTTTTATPPEQNTTTTATPPEQNTTTTATPPAENTTTTATPPEQNTTTTATPPEQNTTTTIAPPAENTTTTIAPPAENTTTTIAPPAENTTTTATPPEQNTTTTVAPPAENTTTTATPPAENTTTTATPPEQNTTTTATPPAENTTTTIAPPAENTTTTVAPPAENTTTTIAPPGENTTTTAAPPEQNTTTTVAPPAENTTTTVAPPAENTTTTATPPEQNTTTTATPPEQNTTTTATPPAENTTTTIAPPAENTTTTVAPPAENTTTTIAPPGENTTTTAAPPEQNTTTTVAPPAENTTTTVAPPAENTTTTATPPEQNTTTTATPPAENTTTTAAPPEQNTTTTVAPPAENTTTTVTPPAENTTTTIAPPAENTTTTATPPEQNTTTTVAPPEQNTTTTATPPEQNTTTTATPPAENTTTTVAPPAENTTTTIAPPGENTTTTAAPPEQNTTTTVAPPAENTTTVAPPAENTTTTATPPEQNTTTTIAPPAENTTTTVAPPEQNTTTTVAPPEQNTTTTATPPEQNTTTTATPPAENTTTTIAPPAENTTTTVAPPAENTTTTVAPPAENTTTTATPPAENTTTTVAPPAENTTTTVAPPAENTTTTATPPAENTTTTAAPPAENTTTTATPPEQNTTTTATPPAENTTTTATPPEQNTTTTVAPPGENTTTTATPPEQNTTTTATPPAENTTTTIAPPAENTTTTATPPAENTTTTATPPGENTTTTATPPEQNTTTTATPPAENTTTTIAPPAENTTTTIAPPAENTTTTATPPEQNTTTTATPPEQNTTTTVAPPGENTTTTAAPPEQNTTTTATPPEQNTTTTAAPPEQNTTTTGTIPTTTTTVTSPGACMNGGTWEDGKCSCPEGFQGDRCEVSICQNGGTWSNGLCQCPPNFQGDRCEFIVNIVEIKNVTMNATVEMTTKVDNRNFTEELKNRSSPAYKSFEEEFQEKMKKIYGHIKGYQGVVIKNLSAGSIKVDYNVSLEVPANSKANETVKTISDSLVAAFQNYSDCDGNCTGDNCSFCFNTSFTSVQSFGVQRVEESLCDAHIQEGFASYYTPYLTDTGVICITRCDARSADPLPCVHGSCSVGRLGPQCECSDKVAFWYQDSACSFRISKVGVAVGVPVAVLVLVSTIFTVLLLRSRRQKEQYRNKLRSRAELYSGEDGNWDGSQGFSMGNLAATWEDMETPSTSYINLERVDTSRMMHIQRPTVVP